gtgtaatAAAAGTAACCTTCAAGCCCTGTGTTATAAACCACAATGATATGCTCTACTTTCTCAGAATCAGGGTTATTTTTCAGAGCAGACAAGTAAAAGGGAACAGAGAGACCATCTTCCTCTGGcttcccccaggagctgctgctgaagctgtgAGAGCCTTCAGCTCTCAAAGTGTTCACCTTGAGACTCCTCCTATGCCTTTGAAAAATGATCCTCCCTGGAAGTGTGCAGGATTTATTTGACTGAAATCAGAAGAATCAGCACAATTGGCTTGTTTTAAATAACTTATTTAGAAAACATACAGAGAAGTGAGAAAgcaaaactctgaaaaaaacccaccttcTATAGTTTATTAAATCAGCAATTTTCCAAACTATCTTTATAAAAACTACTGGAATATCTGAAAAAGACCTGTTGAGCTGATGTGCAAAGACCTTTAAAAATAGCAGGAGGTTTGTTACAGAAGAAATGTGTGAACAGCACACGTGGATCTCAGCTGTAGAGCACCCAAAGGGTTGGAGACAGTAGCACAGGAATGCCTTGACTTCCTTGTTCAGCATGGATTCCATGTCATGCCTCCCACTTAGAGCCAGTCAATGCACACAGTCTGAAACTGGGGCCCAGAAAACACCCAAAATTCTCCCAAATCCACGTTTCCACACAAAGTGAAACCTGGTATTTTGGTCTACGCTGttccttctgcctttcttttcttgcctgaggtcttctttcctcctttcttaGCAGTGTTGCCATACTTGGCTTCCAGATGGGCAAAGAAGTtatccatttccttttctcGTTCTTTGCTTCGGTGCTGGCCaggggggaaagaaaaccaaccaaactCAAACCTTTTGGAACTTCCCAAACTGCTTATCCTATTGACATTTGATAGCTACACAAAATCTTGAACTGCATCAAACACATTAAAGACAAGCTACATGAAGTTTAGTATCATCATTAAAACTCTCTTGTGAAACCACCTAAAACTAGAAGTTATTCCATAAGTACTCCAAATATTTAACTcttggaaattttaaaatagacaCAGGTAATAAAATCCATACTGTACTCTGATTCTAATTAAATTAAAGCACATAGTTAACATTAAGGCCAGGTTTTAACCTCAGGAATCCAGAAGATATGCAAGGATCCAAAATCAAAGATGCTCAGGGAAAACACAATTATAAGCCAGTAACAAAATTATCTGCAAGAAACTGAAGAAGCCTTACTTTAATCAGCGCTTGCAAGTCATTTTCTCCACTTAGGCCCAGCTCATCTATAGCCTTTTTTGCCTCTTTAGCTTCTTTTTCTGCCTAAAAGAGCAAATAAGGTTTTTTAAAGAAGTGTTTTGCATGTTATCTGACCAAGTCTTACAGGACTTACCAAATGCTTTTTGGGCATCTGTGTACAAATAGCTGCAGGGGAGTGCAAAGGGTTTCCAAGTTTGGCCACAGATAAGGAATCAGGCAAGGGAAGCCCATTCTGGTTCCACCATTTAGCAGAGCAGGAAGCTTTCCTGCTCTTTCACAGTGTTGCATGTGATGTTTGTCCCCAACCCTGTTCCCacaccctttttttttgttgttgttgttgttttggtaGATACTACAATAACTTAAAGGTTGCTGTGATTTGCAAATAACATTCTACAAAGTGTTCAAAAGCATACAGGAGTCCATTTAGGCCAGAGCCAACCCAAATGTGTTTTCACCACTTGCTTGTTTTTGTTAACTCCAGCAACTCCCAGCTTTGTAGATAAATGCAGGGACACGCTAAACTGTAATAAGCCATTGTGTAtaataaggaaataaagaagTAGAAAAGCCTTTCacagtggtttgggttgggggGGGTGATGACCATGGGTGACCAGATGTGAACAGTAAGGGGTGTAATGCAGAAATCCTGTGACAAACATCTTGGGAACAGAGTTACTTATTTCTGCCAAGGGAAAAAGTTCTGGTAAGTAATTGCTGCAACCTACCCGCTTTCTTCTGGACATCATCTTCTGCTTTGACTCCTTTACAAAAGCCTTGTAGGATGGCACCTCCCCGGAGTCGATGGCTCGCTCGATCATCTCCCGTATCCTGGGCTCATCCGTGTAGTCCACGCACAGCACAGACTCCATGATCCGATCCATGTCGCCCTTGAAAGTCATGTACGCTGCCTTCACATCAGCCAGCTCTTCCTCCGAGTTTTTGTAGCTACTCTTGAACTCTTCGATGTCTTTCACGGTGACCTGGAGCAAAGAGGCGATGCTTTGTGACTTACAGGACTTACCAGGAGAAAACACATAAAAACCAAAAGGGGAGGTGTCTCCCAGCCCGATCCCGCTCTTACCttgaacagcagctgccagtaCTCCAGCCAGTCCCGCCCGTCCTGCAGCGCCTCGGCCTCCTCATCCACCATGCCCGTCTCATCGTACACTGCGCGCTGCTTCTCATCGCTCAGCACGGCGTACACCTTGCCCAGGATCTGCGGGACACGGGAGTGGCCGGGAGGTCACCCGGGGAGCGGTCACTTGGGGATCAGGGACCCAGGGAGCACTGGGGTGGGCACTCGGGGTCGGGGCTAGTCAGTGGGGTGAGCACTCGGGGTCGGGGCTGGTCAGTGGACAGTCAGGGTCGGTTGCCCGGGGTTCAGTCACTTGGGGGACAGCGGATCAGGGCGCCAGTCCCTTCTGGGTCTCACCGGTGGCCGCCAccgctcctctccctccctctgtctctccttccttttctcccccGGTCTCTCCTTACCTGGAAGCGGCGTGTGGCCTCCTCCTTCTGCTCGGCCGGGACGCGGTCGGGGTGCAGGCGCAGCGAGGCTCGGTGGTAGCCGCGGCGGATGTCCTGCTCGGACGCGCCGCGCCGCACGCCCAGCACACCGTACAGGTCCGCGGTACCGAACGCCGCCTCGCACTGCTGCGACAGCGCCATCCCGCTCCGCCGGCACCGCGACCAACGCCCCACCGTCCTTCCCGCCCGCTCCGCGCCCGGGCTGCTGCTCCGCGGCTGCGCCGGGCGGGAAGAACCCGCGGGCGAAGCTGAGGGGCGGTGCCGATGCTGAGGGAAGGCGGGGGGGCGGCCATGATGAGGGCAGGCTGAGGGGAGGGACCGCTGAGGGGAGGCGGTGACGgtgcggcggcggcgccgctgctgctgctgaggggaggCGGGGGACCGGCCATGTtgaggggaggctgaggggaggtACAGCTGAGCGGAGGTAGGGGGCCGGCCATGGTGGACGGAGCCCGTGCGGCGGTCCCGCTGAGGGGCGGTGGCGGCTGAGCGACGGCCCCGCCGAGCCGGGCGGCCGCGGCTTCTGCGCCCCTTAGAGAGCTTGGGATGGCGGGGAGCTCTTTTTTGGGTAGCGTCCATGACCTGCTGGGGTCGGTGGGACCGGACCGGCAGTGAGGCAGGAGCGGGGCGCACCCCGGCCCCGCAGGGCGCGATGGGGGGGCCTCGCTGCCTCCGTGACGCGCTGGAGCTGCCGCAGAGCGCGGCCTCCTGCCCGCGACCGCCGCGAGCGCTTTGGCCCAGTTACCGTCGgtaaaaaatcaattttatgattttatccTCCTCGGCTTCCCACATCCCGCCGGTAAACAACAGGCTCTGCTGGCTTTTGGgagtgggcaggccctggcacagggtgcccagagcagctggggctgcccctggatccctgaagtgcccaaggccaaTTTGGACTTCGGGGCTTGAAGcggcctgggacagtggaagggggtggaactgggtgggctttaaggtcccttcccacccaaaccattccatgattcttttGTGGTTCTTTCAGGCCAGGTgagatgcagaaaataaaagttattaCTTTACATTTCTCGTGCTTGTTGTTGAAATGTGGAACGGTTCAAGTCGCAATACCACAGTAGGAACAAACCCCAACAGCAGCAACTTAGATTTACAGAATTCAGAtggtaatattttaaaaccttaataaaaatatataaacatttaatttagaaATCCCCTATAAAAGCTATTTGTAAGATATCGCTTATTTATAAAGCATTATTATAATAAAGTATTATAAAAGGTGTCAAAAACAGGAGAGCTTGTCTGTTGTTTACAGCCTGATGAAGTGCTTGTTTTGGTACAGCTCAGCGTAATAATTACAAATACATATCTAACTAtagtattttatataaatgcatttattataAGTACATATCGAAATATAGTATTAACACATATAATTAACATGATTATAATTTATCAGTGTAAATAATCACCTGCAGGGATTATTTCAATCACTTCTGAGACAATGACCCCTCTCTTACCCGATCACCTCTTCTACTTCTTCACGGATTTTCCACGTTTAGTGCCAGCACTGACTGGAGCACTAACACACCAGGATGAAGACACCACGCATTGGGAATATCTGCCATTCCCTGCGGACACCGGGATTTAAATTTCCCGGCGATTCCAGCTCGGTGTGTCAGGCTTCGGGCGCCCCCCACCCGGCAACCGGCGGAGCGCTTTGAGCGGCGCACCCGGAAGTGGCGGAGCGCTTTGAGCGGGACACCCGGAAGTGGCGGGAGGTTCGGGTCCAGCATTTTCGTGATGGCGGCGGCCCCGCTGCGCGTGTGAGTGGgacgggacgggatgggatgaGAACGGGGCGGGACACGGGATGAGGTGGTGGTGGGGCCGGTGCTGGACCGGACCGTGCCGGCCGCTCTTACCGTGCGGTGTCCCGCAGGCTGGCGTGTGGCGACGTGGAGGGGCGGCTGGAGGCGATCTTCGGGCGGGTCCGCGCCATCCAGGCCAAGAGCGGCCGCTTCGATGTAAGGCTCGTGGGGCTTGGGTGGGGGAAGGTGGACGTGGTGCCGTTCCCGCGGGGTTCCGTTCCCGTCCCGGCACGGCTGAGGCCGGAGCCAGCCCGGGGTGGGGTTCCCGTGCCGGCGGTGCTTGGGTGGGTGTTGGTGTCCCGTCCCTCCGTGGCAGCCACACTCCTCTTTCTGCTCGGTGTGAGAAAGGGtttgcagccccccagccctccctgtccAGCACCAAACGATTGGGAGGAGCCGTGATCTGCTCACAGAAGGCGGGAGAGCAGCTGGCTGCCCTTTTAAACCCGTTGATGTTGAGTTTAACACAGATAAACACAGAAGAATCTCTTCACTTCAGCAAACCAaatgctttgtgtgtgtgttctgtctGTGGTGAAATGGCAACTCCTGATTTATCTGCTGTTTTTAGATGCTTTTGTGTGTCGGGAATTTCTTTGGCTCTACTTCCGAGGCAGAATGGGCCGAGTACCGCACGGGGGCCAAGAAAGGTAAGGGAGGAGGGCAgtgtcagtgtgtgtgtgtcactgcCCGGGGGCTGGGCACTGTCGTGTTAAAGCAGCTGTACTCCAGCAGGAAAACCCCACACAGGAGGGAGAGATGGGTCTGGGTGGAACACCCTGTCTTTAGGGCTGTGCATCACTTTGGGGTTAATTTTccacaggctggggagggcaaTGTGGGTGGAGCAGGGGttgttcctctgctgcagctgtgggagctccAGCTTCACTACAGGAAGGtttcttgtgctgctgctcccagagggtGGTGGAAGGTCTGGCTGGATGGGGTTCCCTGCTGTGATTCCTGGGCAGTGTGGGCTGGGTGCTGGAATTAAAGCTCACTGAGTGCACGAGGTTTTCTCCCTCAGCTCCAATCCCAACCTACGTGCTCGGTGCCAACAGCCCAGACACCCTGAGCTACTTCCCAGACGTCAGTGGCTGTGAGTTAGCAGAGAACATCACTTACCTGGGTAAGGCTGCAGGGCATTTGGGGtcagcctgtgcctgctggggCTCTCATGAACCTTCTCTCATCTTCCCACTTTAACACCTTCCTTTTGCTGGGAGTTGTCACTGGCATTTTTTATCCTGTGGTTCAGACTGGTACAATCTCTGTAAAAAGAAACCCCTGCtttcttgatttgttttttttctcatttctctgatACTGAACTTGTTGAGCAGAAGGAACAGAGGTTGCAAGAGCCTGTTCTCTGAAGTAATTTGTAACAGAGCGGGATGTTACAACAGTCATTTGAATTATTAGAAAGCACTTCTTTTGAATAATTTTCAATTATTCTTTTGAAATAGAAATGTGTTCAATTTCATGAAAAAGTGCACAATTATCAGGGTTTGTCTCTTGCTTTATCTTCCTGCATGTCAGTACTTAGAAATAAGGTTGTACAACTAAAAGACACTTCTGTTTGTTggtcaaataaaaaaaaattaaagagaatgttttgaaattttttacatttttattcttctggtAAAACTATTCTAAACTACTTCTGGTAAAACTATTCTAAAACTACTTCAactatttttttgctttatctaaATTGATAGATTTCTAAATGTAATACTGCTTTTAAATAAGGATATATTTTTCTTCCGAATTGTTCATTTTCTAAATTCACAGCTCAGCAAATCAGCAGTGACTCCAAACCTTTTCTGTAATaataaatttgtatttattacCTTTGGTTTATGAGAAGTTATTCTAAATTTCTTGCATTTACCTATGTGTAAGAAATCATCTGGTGTAATATTGTCCTTccactcctgcttttccttcaatTGAGCCTTCTTTTCCTTGACTCAAATATTCATTCAATTTTATTCCAGGCTCTTCTACTCCAAAACTCTTaacctttctattttttctcaattttctttatttcagaaatgatTTGTTCAGTCAATTCCCTTACTTATTCTTGTTATAGCATGCCTGTCTTATTCCCAGAGCATGCCTGTCTCTGTAGGGAAGGTTTGAATATGATTTTGCTTTGTGGCTGTACTGCAGTAGCAGAGGTAATAAGCGAAGTGTAGCAAAgctaaaaggaaaaaccaaTTTCTTTCCAGAATTGCCACCAGGCCAAAAATATAACAAAGTAGAGGTGCTTGGCTTGGATGTGTGATTGCTGTGGATGAGTTTTTGGGAAGCAaggtggcagggaggagggggaacCCTGGGGTTTCTCTGTGGGCAGGCTCGGGTTTGCGCTGTGGCACCGAGCGATGCCATCGCTCCGGGCACAGCAGATGAGCTGCCTGTAGGGgtggctgcagtgacagcaagtcagcactgctgctgctgccctgccctgtccagGGGATTGTGGCAttctcagggctgtgtgtgtgtccctgcaggccgCAGGGGTGTGTACAGCGGCTGCTCGGGGCTGCAGATCGCCTACCTGAGCGGCACCGAGGCGCAGCAGCAGCCGGAGCCCGCGCACTGCTTCAGCGCCAAGGATGTGACGGAGCTGAAAACctctctgctggcagccccaAACTTCAGGGGGGTGGATATACTGCTGACCTCCCCCTGGCCCAGAGACGTGGGGACTTTTGCCAACAGCGCGGTGAGTGTCCTGTTCCTGGGATTTCACAGAGCGCTGCCTCTCTGCTTCTGCAAGTTCTGTTCACCTTCTCTAAGTGCTTGAGAAAGCTGGGGGtaaaaacagggaaagcagATGTTCTGGTTCTTCAGAGAAGAGAGACTGAAGGGAGGGGAATTTATGAGACTTCAGGGCATTTTATCTGTCCCTGCCACTTTTTAAGTGTTTTGGTGTGTTTGAGAAAGCTAGGAGTGAAAATAGGGAGAGCAGATGTTCTGGTTCTTCAGAGAAGGACTGAAAGGGGAGGGATTTGTGAGACTTCAAGGCATTTTAGCTGTCTCTACCACTTTTTAAGTGTTTTGGTGTTTATTTCTTTAAGTATCAGTCAGACCCTCTCCAAGTGCATGAGAAAGCTGGGAGTAAAAATAGGGAGAGCAGATGTTCAAGTTcttcagagaaaactgaaaggaGGGGGGTTTGTGAGACTTCAGGGCGTTTTATCTGTCCCTGCCACTTTTTAAGTGTTTTGGTGTGCTTGAGAAAGCCAGGAGTAAAAACAGGGAGAGCAGATGTTCTGGTTcttcagagaaaactgaaaggaGGGGGGTTTGTGAGACTTCAAGGCATTTTAGCTGTCCCTGCCACTTTTTAAGTGTTTTGGTGTTTATTTCTTTAAGTATCAGTGAGTAGTCTGGTTCTTCCTCAGTCTGGATTCTGAGGgtgttgttttatttgtatCAAATTTTGTTGTGTTAATGTTCCTCAACAGAAGTGATTTTCAGATGATTTGAAACCTGTCTGGACAGCAAGGTCACACACATggcaaaagaacattttttgcTTCCTCTCAGTTTTTTCCCAACATCCAAAAAGAGTTACAATCCTCAGTTTAAATGCATGAAGAACCTTCCCTCACAGCATGATAACCAACCCTGCTGCCCTTGGGGGTTGTAGAGAAAGATTTGTTGGGATGTTCTGGCTCAGAGAGGAAACTCAGATCTCAGAAGTTCCCATAGGCATTCTCTGTAGTTGTTTAATATATCATTCTATGTTTGACTTCCGTTGGCATGAATTTTCTGGGAACGTACTCACTGGAGTGTGGAGAGAAGTATATTAaacctttcttttccctgctcttgGAGAGGTTTAAATAAAacttggtttgtgttttgtagGGAGAAATAGATACCAAGAAGTGTGGCTCCAAGCTGGTAGCAGATCTAGCTGCAAGTCTCAAACCAAGGTACCATTTTGCTGCCCTGGAGAAGGCCTACTATGAAAGACTTCCTTACAGGTTTGTAAAATCATgtgaaattttgtttattttcagtaagGGTTCAGTTTTTAAGGAACACAGGAGGATTGGTGTGCTGTCTGAGTATCTTCATGGCAGGCAGGGGTTCTCCCACTGTcctttcaatattttatttgccaGTACAGCCAGGTGTTGCTTCCTTACAGGAATCACATGGTGCTACAGGAGACCCCACAGCACGTCACCAGGTTTATTGCCCTTGCTGATGTTGGCAATGCAAGCAAGAAAAAGGTACTGACACCCTTgaatcttccttcttttctcaagTACAATACTGGGGCAGTGAGAGCAGTTAGAGGACAACATCAGGCACTTAAAAGCTTGGCTGAAGTGGAGATATCTGTCTCACTTGAGTAATTGGTACCACTTGCCTGTTATGTCACAAGGGTAGTAAGGGCTGCACCTTGTGTTCTGAGGCACAAACCACTGAAAATAACAAACTTGTGGCATAAGGTTTTTAACCTGTTTCTCTTCTCCACTTAAGAAAGTTAAGGAATATTGGTTGATAGTTAAGGAATATTATTTAGTAGTTAAGGATGAACAGGATCCAGGCCTGGTAACAAAAAAGGCCAGAAAGAAGGCCTGGAAACGGGCAGGGATCAAGGATGCACTGCATGAACTCCTGGGTgggacactggcacaggggATGTGTTTTTCCACTTCTTCCATGCCCTGCCTTGGCACAAACACTGATGTGCTGAGGGGTGTGGAGCTGTTCTGGGGTGTCCTAGTTCATAAAtgatggcaggagctgcctgtccctgaTTGCCTGTGTTTGTTGCAGTACCTCTATGCCTTCAGCATCGTGCCCATGAGCTCCATggaccctgcagagctggtgaagCAGCCTCAGGATGTCACCGAAAATCCCTACCGGAAACTCAGGAAGGAGGCTCCCAAGAGCAAAGCCCCTCTCTCTGCAGAGGTactgccctgtgctcctccccctgggccttctgcttctctctctgtgctcacagcactgcttgGCTTTCCCTTTGGGATATCTCTGTCCAAAGctctgccatggggacaggctgggggagctgggggtgttcagcctggagcagagaacTTATGATGGCCTTTCACTTCTTAAAGAAGGACTATAAGAAACATGGGGACAAAAGTTTTGTCCTCTTCAGCATTAAAGCCTTCTGATGGCATTTGGCTCTATGGGATACCTCAATCAACTGTTTTCAACCTCTGGCAAGTCTGTGGCAGGTTAACATCTCTAAGAAATAAAGCCGTTCTTTTGGCACTAGCTGGCAAATGAAAAGATTTGAATAATCCATAAAATCTGGCAATTCTGAATGTTCAGCATAAGGCTGAATAGGAGAGCATAATGATTTGGGGCAGCTCTCCCTCAAGTTTTCCCTAACTGAAGCAGGTAAAGCCTGCTGCATTACTAGGAGACAGGTCATTCTGTTCCAGGGTATTCAGAAGGCATTTCTTCTGGAAAGgctgctcaggccttggcaggggctgcccagggagtgcccatccctggaggtgtcccagcaagggctggaggtggcactcagtgctctgggctggggacaaggtgggcactgggcacagctgggactccatgggctggcagggattttccagcctcagagATTCTGTGACATTGATGCTTTTCAGAAGTGGTTCACAGCTCTTCaggaaaaatcaaatcaaatctaTATCCTGTCACTTTCTGTGATGCAGTTCTAACTGAACATCCTGTTCACTTTTCATTTCCTAAACAGGAAGAACCAGCATGTCAGTTTTTCTTTGACTTGAACAAGCATCAGGGAAAGAAACGTCCCTCAgatgggaaagagagaggggacTCCCAGCCTAAGCAAGCCAAGAAACCCCGTAAGTGTGAGGATGCTTTTTTCCTGAGCTCTTCCCTCGAGGCTTTGGATGGACCACGTCACTCCAAGTTGTTCCTCAAGCTGTTGAGCTGCAGGTGTCAGAGCCAGAGAGCTCTGtcagtgccagctgctgagGGAATGCAGGAGGATGAAGGGCCCCTTGTTTCCAAGGGAAGATAGGCTTCAGCAGGTGAAAGAAGAGCATAGTTTCAAAGCTCTTTGGGTCTGTGGTGGTTGTGGTTGGGCTGATGGCATTTACCCTCTGAACCAGCCACTTCCAAAAAGCTCAGCTCAGGTATCACAGTTTGGGTGTGAATCCAGGTGTTTTGGGTGTGGTGGATAGGCCAGAACTGACAAGTGTGTTTGACAGCATCTGCCCTTGTCTTTACCTGTGCAGTAATTTTACCTCGTTTTGATTTGTTTGCTTACATTTGCTGGTGTTTTCTTATTAGTGAGCTGCAACTACTAACTCCTGAACTACCAAACTCCTCCTTCATTAGGTTACAGC
The nucleotide sequence above comes from Molothrus ater isolate BHLD 08-10-18 breed brown headed cowbird chromosome 8, BPBGC_Mater_1.1, whole genome shotgun sequence. Encoded proteins:
- the DNAJC9 gene encoding dnaJ homolog subfamily C member 9, with amino-acid sequence MALSQQCEAAFGTADLYGVLGVRRGASEQDIRRGYHRASLRLHPDRVPAEQKEEATRRFQILGKVYAVLSDEKQRAVYDETGMVDEEAEALQDGRDWLEYWQLLFKVTVKDIEEFKSSYKNSEEELADVKAAYMTFKGDMDRIMESVLCVDYTDEPRIREMIERAIDSGEVPSYKAFVKESKQKMMSRRKRAEKEAKEAKKAIDELGLSGENDLQALIKHRSKEREKEMDNFFAHLEAKYGNTAKKGGKKTSGKKRKAEGTA
- the CWF19L1 gene encoding CWF19-like protein 1, which produces MAAAPLRVLACGDVEGRLEAIFGRVRAIQAKSGRFDMLLCVGNFFGSTSEAEWAEYRTGAKKAPIPTYVLGANSPDTLSYFPDVSGCELAENITYLGRRGVYSGCSGLQIAYLSGTEAQQQPEPAHCFSAKDVTELKTSLLAAPNFRGVDILLTSPWPRDVGTFANSAGEIDTKKCGSKLVADLAASLKPRYHFAALEKAYYERLPYRNHMVLQETPQHVTRFIALADVGNASKKKYLYAFSIVPMSSMDPAELVKQPQDVTENPYRKLRKEAPKSKAPLSAEEEPACQFFFDLNKHQGKKRPSDGKERGDSQPKQAKKPPQPTGPCWFCLASPEVEKHLVVSIGTHCYLALAKGGLSPDHVLILPIGHYQSVVDLSSEVLEEVTKYKAALKEFFRSKGKRYVLFERNYRSQHLQLQVIPVPLDLCTSEDIKEAFITQAQEQQIELLEIPEHSDLAQVAQPGIPYFYVELDTGEKLFHRIRGRFPLQFGREVLASEALLAQPQRADWRQCAAQRPEEAAQARAFRQDFEPFDFSLRD